AATAAGAAAACTTCTGCATTCATCGTAAACGCGATAGTGAAGGCTTAGAGACGTGATACCTTCCAAGAGAGAATCACACCCCAACTTTTCTGTATAcgcataatatattataatctaACAGCTCATTTTTAGCTTATTGAACCTCTAATATGATTGCTTGATTTAGACGCTTATGGCTACATAGTAGGATAGTTTCATACGAATTTATATGGTTGTCTTTTCATTGGTCATCCATCTCTAAAATATCAACCGTTTACTTACTGGTTCTGGTTTAATTTTCATAAGAATATGATTCTGATGACTTGCATCACTGTAGGCATCGACACAGTTGGCGGGGTAAGAGTGCCTGCTGGATACTGTGGCGTTCTTGGATTCAAATCTTCCCATGGGGCGATTCCAAACACAGGGATCATACCAGTATCTTCTAGTCTCGACTCTGTTGGTATGGATGCATACACATGTGCGAATTAGACCTTTGTGGTAGAATGAATTGGATCTTAGATATACTAGATTGTGATTGTTATATACATTATATGGCAAGATGATTCACATTCATGTGACAATTTACATTTAGCACTATTATTTTTATGTGAGCATTAGGTTGATTCTGTGATTCTGATCAATAGATATTTGCCTTCAGGATGGTTTGCTCGCGATCCAAACACCCTTCGTCGCGTTGGCTATGTACTCTTGCATCTTCCATTTGCCACACAACGGAATCCAAGACAAATCATACTAGCTGATGACTATTTTCAACTGTTAAAGATCCCTGTGGACTTGATTACACAGGTGGTGATCAAATCAGCTGAAAAGCTTTTCGGAAGTATGCCCTTTACTCTTCCTTagcctcctccatctccttcatACATCCTGTTATAATAAAGTTatcctttgttttgttttgtaggaCAATTGCTGAAGCATCAGAATCTGGAGAACTATTTCGAATCTAAACTTCCTAGCTTGAAAGAGTTCGCTAGAACAAAAGCCATCACTAGCACGAAGGTCCCTACATCGAAACTACTGGCAAATGTGATGCAGCTTCTTCAAAGGTGGTGCCTGTTGTTTATTCACCATCAGAGGATGAGAGCATTCTATATAACAATCTAGGCTTGTATTGTAGGCACGAGTTTCTTCAAACCCATGGGGACTGGATTAACACAGTGAAGCCAGCGATTGATCCTCTGATTTCTTCACAACTGAGTGAGAACCCGGAGCTAACTAATGAAGAGATTGAGAATCTGAATGCAATCAGAAACCAGACGCGAGCTGCTATTAATTCACTTCTCAAGGTATTCCTGCTATTCCATGCGATGTCCTCAACTTGAGCGACTTTGTTTATATGTTTCTTGACTAAGCTTATGTGTTTCCCGTGAATCAAGGATGATGGCATTCTGGTTATCCCAACAATGCCAACTCTGCCTCTAAAACTTGGTAGCAAAGAGATAATCTCTGAAGACTATCAAAACCGAGCTTCCAGTCTACTTAGCATTGCCAGCATATCGGGTTGTTGTCAGGTTAGATCTCACTCTCTTAGTCTCTGGACCCTCAGATAAATCAACAACAAAGCGACCACTTACCAGACAATATTTGCAAACACAATCCACATATTATATGTGGGTCTTAACAATTTTATTGGTCTGATAATTCAGGTGACTGTGCCGCTGGGACATCACGAGAAGTGCCCTGTCTCAGTGTCTTTCATAGCAAGACATGGTGGTGACCGCTTTTTATTAGATACAGTGCAGACAATGTATGCATCTTTGCAAGAGAACTCCAGCGTTATTGCAGGTCCCAAATCATCTAAAAAGACTATCAGCCCAGAAGAGTCAGCTGAAATTGCCAAAGAGAAGGTCAAATAATTTACATTACTGGTCTCATTTTAGCAAAATcacattatgttttttttagtttatttattattatctcTTTGTCCTTGTACACACCAGGGTAACCAAGCATTTAAAGAGAAGCAGTGGCAGAAAGCTATTGGCCTATACTCGGAAGCTATTAAGCTAAATGACAGCAATGGTACCTATTACAATAACAGAGCTGCTGCATATCTTGAAATTGGGaggtaattaattaattatataaagaaCCCCTTTTTGAGTGAGAGATCTTTGTGTGTGACATTGACTTTGCTAAAATCCTAAACACGCAGCTTTCTTCAAGCCGAAGAAGACTGTACCAGAGCCATCACTCTCGACAAGAAGGTAACTTTCTTTTAACGCAGAAGCTAGTTTCTCTTGTAAGAGCCTTGGAATCTCAACAAatagtattttttctttttcagaatgTGAAAGCCTACTTACGGAGAGGGACCGCAAGGGAAATGCTAGGCGCTTACAAGGAAGCCATGGATGGTAAGCTTTAAAGAACCAGATATCTTTCTATTTCGTcaaagaataaacaaaacaaagtttAAACGTTGTTTTTCTTTCCTAATTTTGAACTGTGCAGACTTCAGACACGCACTAGTGTTGGAACCAAACAACAAGCGAGCGTCTCTATCAGCCGAGAGATTGCGAAAGCTATTCCAGTGAAGCACTTCTTGTCCCTACCTCAGCGTTGAATGAGCAAACATATGTTCCTTGGAGTGAGTGAGTGAGTATAGGCCAATTTTGTTACAGTTTGTTTTCTTCTAGACAAAAAGTAAAACATTCGGATAGTTgggtgttttatttttatatatacattacgTTGTAACGAAATTTTAGCGATCTCTAAAATTGGGTTTCAGAAATTAACGTTAATCGTTAGCACCGGATACCGAAACTCCCGGTCGTCGTCTATTCATTGTGAAATTAGGTAACCCTTTAAATACATAGTCTTTAGCCGGCTATTCTTTCCCACGCAAAAGCTTCGCTCCCCGCAACATTAAGCTTGAGTTTGTTTCTGAGACCAGAAATTATTGAGATCTAAACCGTGTTGCAGTAGAATCTCGACAAAAGATCGTAGAGAGTGagcaatatatataaatgacaACGACAGGTCCGGCAAGGACAAGCTCACTAATGGACGATCTCTTGGGACTCCTTAGAATCCGCGTCAAACGTGGCGTCAATCTCGCCGTCCGTGACATCAATAGCAGTGATCCTTACGTCGTTGTCAAAATGGGCAAACAGGTCATATATGTTGTTACAATCATCGAATATTCAAATATCCATCAGTACAGATAATTCAAATTAATGTTTGTTTCGTGCAGAGATTGAAGACTCGTGTCATTAACAAAGACGTGAATCCAGAATGGAATGAAGATCTTACTCTCTCCGTCACAGACCCCAGCATTACCGTCCtcttggtatatatatattttcatactgaatcatatttttaaaattttatgatatgATGTTTATATTGATGATAAAAGAACCACGTGTGGTATATGTAGACGGTGTACGACTACGACGTGTTTAGCAAGGACGACAAGATGGGTGATGCAGAGTTCGAGATAAAGCCCTATATTGACGCTTTAAGGATGCAACTTGACGGACTTCCTAGTGGAACCATTGTCACCACGGTTCAGCCAAGTCGTCGCAACTGTCTAGCCGAGGAGTCTAAAGTCACTTGGATCGACGGTAAGCTCGTCCAGGATCTCGTTCTCAGATTAAGACACGTCGAATGTGGAGAGGTCGAGGCTCAGCTTCAGTGGATTGACCTCCCTGGCTCCAAGGGTCTATGAAAACTTATCTTTACTAATTACCGTTACTTTTTgaggttttttttctttcaaattgaATTAAACCCCAAAAGCACAACAAGAGACAGAACCATCTTGATGGTATAGTGAATTACAAACGCCTATTAGTCCATGAGAATATAAGGATCAAGTTGAGGAAAGTTTAGCTCTCATATGGTGATCGAGTTGTGGTGGTGGATATTGTCTTAGGGCATCATTATTAGAGGCATCATTATTAGAGGGACTGGACTTTGTCCCTTAactaaagattttttatttttttgtttttttttgttcagtagAAAGTAAAGACCAGCCTTTAAATAAGGGCTTTTTCCTTCTCAATTCCCACATTTTCCCTCATAAGGGCTTTACTAAGGAACATCAATAAAGATGGTCTTATGTATATTTGGGTTAGAAGTGCCTTAAATAAGGCCTTGATTTGACTAACACGAACAACTACTTTTTTATGTACATGATATCCATTATATATAGTAATAGTAGTGAATACACATCGTGATGCTTGGGTTGTGTTATTTTACCTTCATCAGTGTCTTCAGTTTGTTATACAAACCGATTTTCCCTTCGTCTAATCATTGGTTTGTATCACAATTTGAATCAAACttgaaaaattattatcaatGCGTAtgtatttggttttctttcgGATTTGATTTTGGTAGCAATGTGGTTGGTGCAACCGGGTTATCCAAATTGAAATTTGGCTATAAGTTGGTATTTCTGACTCTGATTCGGTTTAACCTAATCTATTGGGCCATTACTTGATATATAGATTGTGATAGATACAAGGCTAAGTCAAATCATCTCCATTTTTGAATTAGGAGCTTAGTATTTTAGGCTTTGAGGAACTCGCTTGAAACTGTAACTTCTGCAAAGCTTATGATTAAGCAAGCTACGCGTCAGtccgtaagtttttttttgggaaaattgctaatagagaacaaaaaaacaaaggtgttgtccctttggtataaatcattttttgtccaatttttctcttttttaccctttgtatttctgaaaactaataaaataaatacttttgtgaatcaaaaaaaatattaaaaatacaaacaattaataaaacaccaatatacacatgctgatattttttttgttttcaaaaagttgataaataagaatttgaaaatacgttctactaaaggtagaatgtgccttctacggaaaatggtatagtagaaagcgttttctaaaataaacatgttcatctactatttttagaacgtacattctactatttactaattttctaaaaaagtggaatgcgcattctactaatcctaaagctatctacttttcgtctggaagcatcttctacttttattaagtattctaaatttcgcggaatgcgttttctaaaatgtactctccgtctactaaaagtagaatgcgtgttctggatttttgtcaatgttctaaacttttagaatgcgccttctacggataagattacctgatttttgcgaaaattaatgaaaatttcagttatggaaatattctaaaaatcttctaaaaatattctaacttcctaaaacgtgttattttcgattttgcttgtcaaatttttttaaaaaataattttcccttgtcttattcattaatctatggtttttccatagtttttcttttgtttttttcacaaactcttgttcactatgatacatatctatacaacatgtggtgttttgaaattaggtgcatttttttgtaaaattttatttttactttataaagtttacaaattttatttttattaaaaacattttttaaatttatattttattaaaaagtttgataaaattaaaatggttacaaaagttataactttttataaaaaataaaactttatcaaatgtttcttttataaagttagtttaaagtttttattaatttttttgtaaagttttatttttattttataaattttaaatttttatttaattacaattttatttaaaaagttttaaactttttataaaaataaaactttgtaaaatgtttttaataagtttatttaacgtttttattaaaaacatttgtaaattatttttatttttacaaagtttatttttattaaataaaattttaaaagttttattttattttccctttttaaaacgtttttaattattatttttagttcttttagtttaatgtgtttaataaaaactttaaacaaactatataaaatttgtaaattttataaataaaaataaaactttacaaaaagtttttaataaaaagtttaaacaaactttataaaaatacatttatattttcattaaaaattttgataaaattaaaaagtttacaaacattttaaactttttataaaaataaaatttgttaactgttttttattaggttgatttaacgttttttatttaaaaatttttgtaaatttttttttatttttattaaattttacaaaatttatttttattaaagaaaataaaagtttttatttttattttccctttttaaacgttttaattattattttttaaaattatattaatttaatgtgtttaattagattaatcaagggttagttttgggattatgaaagaaattatactaaaaggacaactaaatgatagttttatactatagggacaaccatgctgaatttttgttccgttttggcaattttcctttttttttttaataacttttcaGTTCTTCTTTTTCTGTCATATATGTAATTATCTCAAAACCCACAAGGCCCGAAAGCTTACTtacacaaagaaaaatataatttttaatgtaattctGCTCTTAtgtctaataaaaatataaaaatgttaaataacgAAGTCTTATTTAGTATACTTCACaaacttctataaatttaaAGCTTAATAAGaatgtttttattcttttctaaTTACAATATCGTGTATGAGGATCAATCTCATATCCAGACAAATTTTGCAAAATCTATTTTGTTTAACCGACTTCACATATTATTAACTAATTCCCATCAGCGGAGTTGAAGTACTCCTCACTGACATCTCAATTAGCTAtctaaaatatacatatcattgAGTTAATCAAATTGCTAAATGTAATTTCACTCGTAGGCCAAGCCTTGGAGTagtaaacaagaaaaaaaagaaatacaatcAAATCAAGAGAAAAACATTCCACAGGCATAGCCATAGCACTGTGCATATAGACTGTGGAGGAGGTAAATAAATGCCTTAAAGTCTCACACACGAAGACAAGATTCCTCAGACTCCTATTTAGGTCTTGACCACAACCCTAGCTCTACTACTACACATATACCTACCATTCTCTTTCTGCAATCGACAGTGCCAATTTCAATCTCTTTCAGTCAGTTTGTTTGCAATATCTATCAAGTTTCCTATAACCTATCCCAACGGTCAATTACCAGCACCCACGTTAGATATTACATCATTTTAGAAAAGGCCACCACATATCTAGGTAGACTGATTGAATAAAgtagaataaaataaattcgACTACAATAGCTACTTCCCTGATAGCTAATTAATaaattgtatataataaatataacagagAATTTGCTGCAGTCTTACATTGTCAGAATATTATGTAGTGTCTAATGTGAAAGATATTTTGTCTGCATGTGTGTATAAATTGTTAGAAAAAAGCATGtgtgtataaatatatacacgTAATCATGTGACATATATGTATTATGATGACCTCATGATAGGAGAGATCACTGACAATAATATAATAGAGGACTTGAAAATAGGCTTTaatcgttttgttttgttttgatatattggtttgtgagagagaagaagaaaccaagaaGATGAAATGACTCACATGACACATTCAACCAAATATAAATGCAGAGAATAAGAGGAGCGGGTGAGTCACAGCCAAGCCAACCAAtggtccacctcaatgcctgtCACCATTTTGTCCCTAACAGTCTTACCCCTCCTTGTGTCTTGtcaattctctctctctctctctctctctctctctctctctctctctctctctctctctctctctctctctctctctctctctctctctctctctctctctctctctctctctctctctctctctctctctctctctctctctctctctctctctctctctctctctctctcttcttttaatTTGTCTCTTCTCTTATATCGTTGAGGTTCTTCAAATTATCAATGACTAGTGTCTCTCCACTATTCGCTGATTTTCTGTTGATGTATGGGTCCCTTGATATATTAGTTGTCATTTTCATATTCAAATTAGCAAGTTATTGAATCGACTTCCCGAGATTTTTCTTATAAGAGCAATATTATTGGTTATctaaacaaattaatattactattttaatacaatttatttatataatttaaggAAAATTTTCACTTTTACCATATTATTGATATCATTAACCATGTTTACTTTCattaaatgaatattttcaaaaatatatttttcaataaagaGGCAAAAGATTCTTATACTCTTGCTTTAtagatatacaaatataaacaactattttctaaaaaaaatttttttttgtaatttacgaattataacttttcaaattcgtactttttataattttctttattttttatgttctgaactattcttttagaaatttgaaattcttttgaatgaagtttttaattttcttaaaaaaataaataaatatatatatatatatatatatatatatattaaaatcctAAACCGCATATTCTTGGACACCTGTGATTCTTTATCTTTAAACGAAATGAAAGTCGGTTAGAAAAATCTTCAATCATACTATTATTTTGAgcaaatatgttttgttttttaatatctTCAATCATCTTGAGCAAATATGAACAGTTCGTCTCAAATCAAATATTCTTGTAACACGCGCATATTGTATATGCATAGACGGAAGAGTTGTCAAACCTTGGCATTTTCTTTTACCGATCAAGAGCTGAATTAGGAAGGATAAATGAATTTTTCTACTTTGAGCAAACACAAATACACAATATAATATCTCAGGTTTATTTTCGCTTGATCTCTCTCCGTGTACAGTACTTACATTTGACTCATAAGTATGACTCAGATTTACTAACGGATTTCCGATTTCTTGTTTCTCTAGCTACAGCCAGGGGTTTCTCTAGCTAGAAACAAATACGAATTACATAGAGAGAAAATCCATTGTTGATTAAAATATTGccaatatttaaaaactatgtATCCTTTAGAAGAAAGAATCATATATGTGCGCGCCTAGGTGGTGAGATGTTTTGGGTttacataaaagaaatataagacATTAGTTCATGCGAATCTATATCTGAATATATACACGATCGTGTGAATTAGCATCACCTTGAAATTAGCGATCATCTTGATGCGATAATAATCTTATATCTACTGTATACGTTATACGTAAGATTCCACGTTGGTCATACATATACTATTGTCATTTTCCCTGATAGTTATGTGatttttaaattcttatttCTTAGGCATATAGCACGTCATTGATGATATTATGATAAAACCAAAGACGTAGACGCAGATTTGTATGATCCATGGAATGATGGAAATAACCAAAAGATTACACCGTACGATTACACTTTAACATTAACCTTCATTACAATTCACGAGAAGATTCATGTTTCTTTGTTTCctaacaacaaaatatattactattgtACGTCTGGTAGTCTGTTGACTGTGTGCGTACCCATATCTCTGCGCTTGCTTTTCACTTTCTCGTACAAATTGATTAAAGTTATGTTTTTGCTTACTTCCATGCATGCTCGCAAGAATCACAAAAACACAAACATCATAAAAAAAGAGCAAATACAAGAGAGGAAGAGGGAATaataattcatcaaaataaGCCATATACAAACATATGAAACTACTCTCTTATCTTTCTTCTACAActattattaaagaaaatagtCGCATTGAATCGTACATTAGAGACATAAAAGAATGAATGAATCTTTTGGAAAAGAAATGAAATTGTCGGGGCTTCTTCTATGAACAAGCTATTCAATAATTTTTGTTCTTGTAGTTTCTATTTTGTCGTGTCTCTTCTCTCCTCTAAAAGCCACTATTCTTTCCTTTTCTCACATTCTGTCtctcattttgttttctttctccccccccccccccaatttGAAAATAATGGTGGCTAGGCACATTCGGTAGTAATACTTATCTATATACTGTGCTCTAGTttcactttataaatatttattttaaaatgttaggttttaatgaaaattatagTTGGCCCTTTTTCATATATCTTTTCTGTGAATGAGGTTTGCCTTTACTCTATCATTAAACTTTCAAATCATCCAGCAATCACAATTTCCTTCATTTCACCAAACTTTCTATTATATATAGGATTCtttattcaaaatttagatTAATTTGGAACGTTTTAGATcagaaatatattaatattataaacacATAGTTGGTTCATGATTTGGAATTTATGTTTCATTTGCttatttacaatattattttttcttgtttctcaCAGTAGATATTTGTTAGAGGTGGATTTAGAATCCACGTATTAAATACAAGGTTGAAATCAACCATCATCAgtattttaattagtattatgTTTTCAATTAATACAAAATGCTTGTAAGTTATGAACgctgaaactaaaaaaaaactctccTTTGAATGATTTTGCTTAGACACATTAAAAACATATTCTGAAAGATAAAAagatgtgtatttttttttttatcaactgcCCATATGATTAAACCAAATTTTGATCGGAACATgaattgttttgtaaaataactCTATCCGACCATATCTATTTTACATGGGAAAAATATGCCTCTGTTCCTAGTCTTCTTTGTTAGTGAATCggtttgttcattttttttcttgggaTATGAATCAAATTGACTCTCAAAACTACTATGCAAACAGCAAAATGCATCTATATATGTGGAGAATGTCGGCCAGTCTATCAAGTTTGTAGTCATATCCAATAAATCAAAGTGGTTGATCTTTGTTGAGATCGTGGAGATTTTGTAAAGTCCGCATACACGATGTTTCCCAAAAAAATTCTTCTATCTCAACATGTTAAGGCCAAAAGGCTTCCTCTGCAACCACGAGGACCGAATGATTCAGCATCTATTTTACCCTTAATACTCCAACATAAACAACTAACTAAGCAATTATCGATCCATTAAATATCGATTTGAAAATTCAGAATTTTTGGAGAATCCAAGGAGAAGCTACCTCAATAAATCCATTGGAAGATCATTGAGATCATCCTCTTTTTTGCTCtttaagatttgtttttttcccTAACATCCTGTTTCGAGAAAAACAAGTTGTA
This DNA window, taken from Raphanus sativus cultivar WK10039 unplaced genomic scaffold, ASM80110v3 Scaffold1503, whole genome shotgun sequence, encodes the following:
- the LOC130504334 gene encoding protein C2-DOMAIN ABA-RELATED 4 → MTTTGPARTSSLMDDLLGLLRIRVKRGVNLAVRDINSSDPYVVVKMGKQRLKTRVINKDVNPEWNEDLTLSVTDPSITVLLTVYDYDVFSKDDKMGDAEFEIKPYIDALRMQLDGLPSGTIVTTVQPSRRNCLAEESKVTWIDGKLVQDLVLRLRHVECGEVEAQLQWIDLPGSKGL
- the LOC108856192 gene encoding outer envelope protein 64, chloroplastic, which encodes MASQASNLWVLLGLGIAGILLAAKKLKKTIREDFGAFIDKLLLLPPPPPAPPKAPHPLTGLSFAISDLFDVTGYVTGFGHPDWVRTHEPASSTSPVVSTLVDGGATCVGKTVVDELSFSISGETKHYESPTNPAAHDRIPGGACSGAAIAVATTAVDFALGIDTVGGVRVPAGYCGVLGFKSSHGAIPNTGIIPVSSSLDSVGWFARDPNTLRRVGYVLLHLPFATQRNPRQIILADDYFQLLKIPVDLITQVVIKSAEKLFGRQLLKHQNLENYFESKLPSLKEFARTKAITSTKVPTSKLLANVMQLLQRHEFLQTHGDWINTVKPAIDPLISSQLSENPELTNEEIENLNAIRNQTRAAINSLLKDDGILVIPTMPTLPLKLGSKEIISEDYQNRASSLLSIASISGCCQVTVPLGHHEKCPVSVSFIARHGGDRFLLDTVQTMYASLQENSSVIAGPKSSKKTISPEESAEIAKEKGNQAFKEKQWQKAIGLYSEAIKLNDSNGTYYNNRAAAYLEIGSFLQAEEDCTRAITLDKKNVKAYLRRGTAREMLGAYKEAMDDFRHALVLEPNNKRASLSAERLRKLFQ